In a single window of the Leptospira sanjuanensis genome:
- a CDS encoding GlcG/HbpS family heme-binding protein, which yields MNPKFIVALTVSIFLINPFYIASQSQPSFPDYGNPVRLDLAKKIVLKAQNEAKKNGWKMVFSVVDSGGNLILLERMDGAQFGSIDISQGKAKCANNFRRPTKSIEDAIAAGGVGLRILGLPGVYPLEGGELILIDGKIAGAIGVSGGTSSQDGQAARSGLEAVKE from the coding sequence ATGAATCCAAAATTCATTGTCGCATTAACGGTTTCTATTTTTCTAATAAATCCGTTTTATATCGCAAGCCAAAGCCAACCCAGTTTTCCGGATTACGGAAACCCAGTACGTTTAGATCTCGCAAAAAAGATCGTACTCAAAGCGCAGAACGAAGCGAAAAAGAACGGCTGGAAGATGGTCTTTTCCGTAGTCGATTCCGGAGGCAATCTGATCCTTCTGGAAAGAATGGACGGAGCCCAATTCGGTTCGATCGATATTTCGCAGGGAAAGGCGAAATGCGCGAACAATTTTAGAAGACCCACAAAATCGATAGAGGACGCGATTGCCGCCGGCGGAGTCGGATTAAGAATTCTAGGCTTACCGGGAGTGTATCCTCTGGAAGGCGGAGAATTGATTTTGATCGATGGAAAAATCGCCGGAGCCATCGGCGTTTCCGGAGGAACTTCAAGCCAGGACGGTCAAGCGGCTCGCAGCGGATTGGAAGCAGTTAAAGAATAA